From the Leptospira congkakensis genome, the window CATGAAATCCGAAGTGTTTTTGTTCCCATTAATTTGGGAGATCCGATGGAAATAGAGGTAAACCCTCTACCAGATGGTTCAAACTCTGTGCTCCATCTCGTTTCCGAAAATCACCTAAAGGGTTATCGACATTCGAAATTCGAAGAAGTTTCCGAAAGAGGAGATTTCACTAGAAACATTCTCTATAAGGCCTTTCAAAAGTTAGTCACTTACCTTTCTCATCCTGTTTCCATTTCCATCCACTTACAAAAGTATCTCCCTCCTGAAGGGGGAATTGGTGGTGGGAGTAGCAATGCAGGGTCTTTTTTAAAAGAAACCTTCCCTTTGACAAAACTTTCCAAAGAAGAGCAGATTTCCCTAGCGAAGTCGATTGGGGCCGATGTCCCCTTTTTCCTCCAATCTTCCGCTTGTTTTGTGAGTGGGATCGGTGAGGTGCTCGAACCCATTTCTGTTGCCGAAGGAAAAGGGATTTTGGCCATCCCTCCCTT encodes:
- a CDS encoding 4-(cytidine 5'-diphospho)-2-C-methyl-D-erythritol kinase gives rise to the protein MTSKFISFGKINIGLFVPYKRKDGLHEIRSVFVPINLGDPMEIEVNPLPDGSNSVLHLVSENHLKGYRHSKFEEVSERGDFTRNILYKAFQKLVTYLSHPVSISIHLQKYLPPEGGIGGGSSNAGSFLKETFPLTKLSKEEQISLAKSIGADVPFFLQSSACFVSGIGEVLEPISVAEGKGILAIPPFGLSTASMYAGLQKSLQKPYGSQVWKSLAEDLIRSLQVGDWAYLQNRLENEFEKIAFQTQPLLKELRLGFFESGAVYASLSGSGSCFYGIYPSDRERDEALRIVSNRFPDMEFRTFSF